One segment of Anguilla anguilla isolate fAngAng1 chromosome 1, fAngAng1.pri, whole genome shotgun sequence DNA contains the following:
- the LOC118226189 gene encoding general transcription factor II-I repeat domain-containing protein 2-like, whose amino-acid sequence MSGPKRRKVDSECRVFNKEWTTKYFFTEVRSKAVCLICQEAVAVFKEYNISRHFATKHANYASKQSTQERAATAQRLAANLQNQQNFFHRQTAIQESSTKASYLLAFKLAKASKPFSEGEFLKECMVETAGLLCPESKAKFEKISLARRTVTRRVELIDEDIVSELNKKAESFKLYSLALDESNDIKDTAQLLIFIRGINDSFEITEELLSMESLKGKTRGEDLYEQVSAVIERMKLPWSKLANVTTDGSPNLTGKNIGLLKRIQDKVKEENPDQNVILLHCIIHQESLCKSVLQLNHVVDPVVKLVNFIRAKGLNHRQFITFLEETNADHQDLLYHSRVRWLSLGKVFQRVWELKDEIRSFFNLMGKSEEFPELSDTNWLCDFAFAVDIFSHMNELNVKLQGKDQFAHDMYTNVRAFKSKLVLFSRQMSNKSFAHFPTLAVQKEAARNAKKYCKSLDDLHREFCRRFCDFEKIDKSLQLVSCPLSQDPELAPQELQLELIDLQSDSVSKEKFKSLKLNDFYASLNETAFPNLRRTAQKMLVLFGSTYVFPDPSGRTTKHPEASDIWAGILLLRVAQPRLQELSLHGSAGKSPDRHTEAETTGENEKGTHDFLVHKVGGT is encoded by the exons ATGAGCGGACCAAAGAGAAGGAAAGTGGACAGCGAATGCCGAGTGTTTAATAAGGAGTGGACAACAAAATACTTCTTCACTGAAGTCCGATCAAAGGCTGTATGTCTGATATGCCAAGAAGCTGTTGCGGTTTTCAAAGAGTACAATATCAGCCGTCACTTTGCCACGAAACATGCAAACTATGCTAGCAAGCAGTCAACACAAGAACGGGCGGCTACTGCTCAGAGGTTGGCAGCTAATTTACAGAATCAACAGAACTTTTTTCACCGACAAACTGCAATTCAAGAGTCAAGTACCAAGGCAAGTTATTTGCTGGCATTCAAATTAGCAAAGGCTAGCAAGCCTTTCTCCGAAGGCGAGTTTTTGAAAGAGTGCATGGTAGAGACAGCAGGTCTCTTGTGTCCGGAGAGCAAAGCCAAGTTTGAAAAAATTAGTTTAGCACGCAGGACAGTGACTCGTCGCGTGGAACTGATTGACGAAGATATAGTCAGCGAGTTAAACAAAAAGGCGGAGTCCTTTAAGTTATATTCACTAGCACTGGATGAAAGTAACGACATAAAAGACACTGCTCAGCTCCTAATTTTTATCCGAGGGATTAACGACAGTTTTGAGATAACGGAAGAGCTTTTGAGCATGGAATCACTGAAAGGGAAAACGCGAGGAGAGGACTTATATGAACAGGTGTCTGCTGTCATCGAGAGAATGAAGCTACCTTGGAGTAAACTTGCCAATGTCACCACGGATGGATCGCCAAATTTAACTGGAAAAAACATCGGGCTGCTGAAAAGAATCCAGGATAAAGTGAAAGAAGAAAACCCTGACCAGAATGTTATTTTACTTCACTGCATCATTCATCAGGAGTCTCTGTGTAAGTCTGTATTGCAGCTTAATCACGTCGTGGATCCAGTTGTAAAACTTGTTAACTTCATACGAGCAAAGGGACTTAATCATCGTCAGTTCATTACGTTTCTGGAAGAAACTAATGCGGATCACCAGGACCTACTTTACCACTCTCGCGTTCGCTGGTTAAGTTTGGGGAAAGTGTTTCAACGAGTCTGGGAGCTCAAAGACGAGATtcgctcattttttaatttaatgggGAAATCCGAAGAATTTCCCGAGCTGAGCGACACAAACTGGCTTTGTGACTTTGCGTTTGCTGTGGAcatattttcacacatgaatgagCTGAACGTGAAGCTACAGGGTAAAGATCAGTTTGCGCACGACATGTACACAAATGTGAGAGCCTTCAAATCCAAGCTGGTTTTATTCTCCAGGCAAATGTCAAACAAATCTTTCGCACATTTCCCCACACTAGCCGTGCAGAAAGAGGCCGCCCGAAATGCGAAGAAATACTGCAAATCGCTGGATGATCTGCACAGAGAATTTTGCCGTCGGTTCtgtgattttgaaaaaattgaCAAGTCACTTCAACTGGTGTCCTGTCCCCTGTCACAAGACCCCGAATTAGCACCGCAGGAGCTGCAATTAGAACTGATCGATCTTCAGTCTGACTCCGTCTCAAAGGAGAAGTTCAAGTCTCTTAAACTGAATGACTTTTACGCTTCACTTAACGAGACCGCGTTTCCAAACCTCCGGAGGACGGCGCAGAAGATGCTGGTGTTGTTTGGCTCGACTTACGTGT TCCCTGATCCCAGCGGTCGCACCACCAAACACCCAGAGGCCTCAGATATCTGGGCAGGAATTCTGTTGTTGCGGGTGGCCCAGCCACGTCTACAGGAACTGTCCCTTCATGGAA GTGCAGGAAAATCCCCCGACAGACACACCGAAGCTGAGACCACAGGCGAGAACGAGAAGGGTACACATGACTTTCTGGTCCACAAGGTGGGCGGCACTTGA